A portion of the Collinsella aerofaciens genome contains these proteins:
- a CDS encoding PTS sugar transporter subunit IIA: MRQYIIASHAHFATGIKESVELLSGARDNVHDLSMFVDGRMDVAEEAQKLLAGMSADDDVVVCTDLFGGSVNNEFTKIVQTRPRTYLVTNMNLPLLIQLLFSDESAPVEETIRAIVAADDTRVKFVNDLLVDDDEEEEF; the protein is encoded by the coding sequence ATGAGACAGTACATCATCGCCAGCCATGCGCACTTCGCTACCGGTATCAAGGAGAGCGTCGAGCTGCTCTCGGGCGCTCGCGACAACGTCCACGATCTTTCGATGTTCGTCGATGGCCGCATGGACGTGGCCGAGGAGGCCCAAAAACTGCTGGCAGGCATGTCTGCCGACGATGATGTCGTTGTCTGCACCGACCTCTTTGGCGGCAGCGTCAACAACGAGTTCACCAAGATCGTCCAGACGCGTCCCCGCACGTACCTCGTTACCAACATGAACCTTCCTCTGCTCATCCAACTGCTGTTCTCTGACGAGTCGGCGCCGGTTGAGGAGACGATTCGCGCTATCGTCGCTGCGGACGACACGCGCGTGAAGTTTGTCAACGACCTGTTGGTCGATGACGACGAGGAAGAAGAGTTCTAA
- a CDS encoding SIS domain-containing protein — protein sequence MKMLDYVQLAHVRMGENLERSSELVAQLVDIFQSGSFDALRIVASGSSRHAADCARDYLQDALQMQVSVVTPEAFVDFEHTYPQHALNIAVSQSGYSTNTIAALDYMRAHDMAAVALTANVEAPIKEHTDIVLDYGVGVESVDFVTLGVEVLVEYLVLFGIYGGQARGTIDAKGVAQRLDDLREAIQANAVMCKTAEAYVQGHMLELSEHMPAMVVGNGPNYGVAEEAALKLSETIKIPAMHHEGEEFVHGPEMQIVPGYLVFIVDDPQGSERLANIADALSNVTTKTVLLTAHPRGRAHEVAVPQVAPLLSAIPNLVFFQTIAAMIAERLKSWDVHPYLDAVSKQMEVKAEGYEESVNALKAKAAECYGM from the coding sequence ATGAAGATGCTCGATTACGTTCAACTCGCTCATGTGCGTATGGGAGAGAACCTCGAGCGTTCGTCTGAGCTGGTAGCGCAGCTCGTTGATATTTTCCAGTCCGGTTCTTTTGACGCGCTGCGCATCGTTGCTTCGGGTTCGTCGCGCCATGCCGCCGATTGCGCCCGCGATTACCTGCAAGATGCGCTGCAGATGCAGGTGTCCGTTGTGACGCCCGAGGCCTTCGTCGATTTTGAACACACCTATCCGCAGCATGCGCTCAACATCGCCGTCTCGCAGAGTGGTTATTCGACCAATACGATTGCGGCGCTCGATTACATGCGCGCACACGATATGGCTGCAGTTGCGCTCACGGCAAACGTCGAGGCACCCATCAAGGAGCACACTGACATCGTTCTTGACTACGGTGTGGGCGTCGAGTCGGTGGACTTTGTGACGCTGGGCGTCGAGGTTCTCGTTGAGTACCTGGTGCTCTTTGGTATTTACGGCGGTCAGGCGCGCGGAACGATTGACGCCAAGGGCGTTGCCCAGCGTCTTGACGACCTGCGCGAGGCTATCCAGGCCAATGCCGTGATGTGCAAGACCGCCGAGGCATATGTCCAAGGCCACATGCTCGAGCTTTCTGAGCACATGCCCGCCATGGTCGTCGGCAACGGCCCCAACTACGGTGTTGCCGAGGAGGCAGCGCTCAAGCTGAGCGAGACCATCAAGATTCCTGCCATGCATCACGAAGGCGAGGAGTTCGTCCACGGTCCCGAGATGCAGATCGTTCCGGGCTATCTGGTGTTTATTGTCGACGATCCGCAGGGGTCGGAGCGTCTTGCGAATATCGCCGATGCGCTATCGAACGTTACGACAAAAACGGTGCTGCTCACGGCCCATCCCAGGGGTAGGGCTCACGAGGTTGCGGTGCCTCAGGTGGCTCCGCTGCTCAGCGCGATTCCCAATCTTGTGTTCTTCCAGACGATTGCGGCAATGATCGCCGAGCGTCTGAAGTCATGGGACGTGCACCCGTATCTCGATGCCGTCTCCAAGCAAATGGAGGTCAAGGCAGAGGGCTACGAAGAGTCAGTCAATGCGCTTAAGGCCAAAGCGGCTGAGTGTTACGGAATGTAA
- a CDS encoding SIS domain-containing protein — MKETEKIEIMHFDQEGYLEDGKALYETGKKMTALADKVADEGYDAVFLMGVGGTWDELMQLEYLMNKFGDRDLEVYLIHAAEWNAMGHKRMTEKSVVLTASESGTTPEVLEAVKKMKDMGVRVYAMTKPEGPIGQAVGAENCVAMASDHGSGGCEKGYYLADCFGLRLLNRRGCFPKFDLFIEQTKDIWKDMLDIRKSFEPRAEELAKKYALAPYTMFIGSGALWGETILFSMCILEEMQWKRTRYITSADFFHGTLELVEPGVPVFLFMGEDENRKLDERVRAFLTRGVTGDTDINIIDTAEFAIPGLDDEFRVIVSPWILTVLVTDRLARYYETVTKHNLKYRRYYHQFDY; from the coding sequence ATGAAGGAAACCGAGAAGATCGAGATCATGCATTTCGACCAGGAGGGCTATCTCGAGGACGGCAAGGCGCTCTACGAGACCGGCAAGAAGATGACCGCGCTCGCCGACAAGGTCGCCGACGAGGGCTACGACGCCGTGTTCCTGATGGGCGTCGGCGGCACCTGGGACGAGCTCATGCAGCTCGAGTACCTCATGAACAAGTTCGGCGACCGCGACCTCGAGGTCTACCTGATTCACGCCGCCGAGTGGAACGCCATGGGCCACAAGCGCATGACCGAGAAGTCCGTCGTGCTCACCGCCTCCGAGTCCGGCACCACCCCCGAGGTCCTCGAGGCCGTCAAGAAGATGAAGGACATGGGCGTGCGCGTCTACGCCATGACCAAGCCCGAGGGCCCCATCGGCCAGGCTGTCGGTGCCGAGAACTGCGTTGCCATGGCTTCTGATCATGGTTCGGGCGGCTGCGAGAAGGGCTACTACCTCGCCGACTGCTTCGGCCTGCGCCTGCTCAACCGCCGTGGCTGCTTCCCCAAGTTTGACCTGTTTATCGAGCAGACCAAGGACATCTGGAAGGACATGCTCGACATCCGCAAGAGCTTCGAGCCGCGCGCCGAGGAGCTCGCCAAGAAGTACGCCCTGGCCCCCTACACCATGTTCATCGGCTCGGGCGCCCTGTGGGGCGAGACGATCCTGTTCTCGATGTGCATCCTGGAGGAGATGCAGTGGAAGCGCACCCGCTACATCACCTCGGCAGACTTCTTCCACGGCACCCTCGAGCTCGTGGAGCCCGGCGTCCCCGTGTTCCTGTTCATGGGCGAGGACGAGAACCGCAAGCTCGACGAGCGCGTCCGCGCCTTCCTGACCCGCGGCGTGACCGGCGACACCGACATCAACATCATCGACACCGCCGAGTTCGCGATCCCCGGCCTTGACGACGAGTTCCGCGTCATCGTCTCCCCGTGGATTCTGACGGTGCTCGTGACCGACCGCCTGGCTCGCTACTACGAGACGGTCACCAAGCATAACCTCAAGTATCGTCGCTACTATCACCAGTTCGACTACTAA
- a CDS encoding GntR family transcriptional regulator produces the protein MAETVDATPVYMRIRRRIEERIERGIYPTGSMIPSEKDLAEEFGTTRLTIRSAVDELVRRGQIRRVRGKGAFVAQKVPVAYERTGGFRESVRASGGEPSVRILARSKRYAGPYYANLFGIAEDDLLYSIRRLNCVNGDPVSIETAFIPCLLFPTIEDIDVSVFSLYETYEMLGRKPVMAQEKLDIEALGARDAGLLGLEQGDLALTLECVSFDASGQAIEYVKSFNRGDAGGYTYTY, from the coding sequence ATGGCTGAAACAGTAGATGCCACCCCGGTTTATATGCGCATACGACGTCGCATTGAAGAGCGCATCGAGCGCGGTATATATCCCACGGGTTCCATGATTCCGTCCGAAAAAGACCTCGCCGAGGAATTTGGTACGACACGCTTGACCATCCGAAGTGCTGTCGATGAGCTGGTTCGGCGTGGGCAGATTCGACGCGTCCGCGGAAAGGGCGCGTTTGTGGCACAGAAAGTGCCCGTTGCGTACGAGCGAACAGGAGGCTTTCGCGAATCGGTTCGTGCTTCGGGTGGCGAGCCGTCCGTCCGTATCCTCGCGCGTTCCAAGCGTTATGCGGGCCCATATTATGCCAACCTGTTTGGCATTGCCGAGGACGATTTGCTGTATTCGATTCGGCGTTTGAACTGCGTCAACGGCGATCCCGTATCGATTGAGACGGCGTTCATCCCGTGCCTGCTGTTTCCCACAATCGAAGATATTGACGTGTCGGTCTTCAGTTTGTACGAGACCTATGAGATGTTGGGCCGAAAGCCGGTCATGGCACAGGAAAAGCTCGATATCGAAGCGCTGGGCGCGCGAGATGCCGGCCTGCTTGGGCTGGAGCAGGGCGATCTTGCCTTGACGCTGGAGTGCGTGAGCTTCGATGCGAGCGGCCAGGCGATCGAGTACGTCAAGTCGTTTAACCGCGGTGATGCGGGTGGATATACCTATACGTACTAG
- a CDS encoding GntR family transcriptional regulator — MAGESYAIPPKDRAVEGILWYIQHHQLAGGDRLPAERVLCEEIGVSRTALRAGITRLISCGTLESRRGSGTYVCPPKPLNIFQETYNFSDAVRTAGLHPSSRLVSTGTIEADEALADKLGVAVGAPLLRMQRVRLIEGEPASIETAHVSLSLCPSLPEHDFECESLYDVLLKEGGVRVEHGREHISISRLNAEEAKLLQQEEGTPVFYESTIEFDKDMRFVEHCKSVILPTKFRFADNGEKNGMRSVAGEQWLKQ, encoded by the coding sequence ATGGCAGGCGAATCTTATGCAATTCCCCCCAAAGATCGTGCTGTTGAGGGAATTCTTTGGTATATCCAGCACCACCAGCTTGCCGGCGGCGATCGCCTGCCGGCCGAGCGCGTGCTGTGCGAAGAGATTGGCGTTTCGCGTACGGCGTTGCGCGCTGGTATCACGCGGCTCATCTCGTGCGGAACGCTCGAGAGCCGTCGCGGATCGGGTACGTATGTGTGTCCTCCCAAGCCGCTGAACATCTTCCAAGAAACGTATAACTTTTCCGATGCTGTACGGACTGCCGGCCTGCACCCCTCTTCTCGTCTGGTTTCCACCGGGACCATCGAGGCAGATGAGGCGCTTGCTGACAAGCTTGGGGTGGCTGTAGGCGCTCCCTTACTCCGCATGCAGCGCGTTCGACTTATTGAGGGCGAGCCGGCGTCAATCGAGACCGCTCACGTTAGCCTGTCCCTGTGCCCATCGCTTCCCGAGCACGATTTTGAGTGTGAGAGCCTTTACGATGTCTTGCTCAAAGAAGGTGGCGTGCGTGTTGAGCATGGACGTGAGCATATCTCCATTTCGCGGTTGAACGCCGAAGAGGCCAAGCTGCTCCAGCAAGAAGAGGGAACGCCGGTGTTCTATGAGAGCACGATTGAATTTGATAAGGACATGCGTTTTGTGGAGCATTGCAAATCGGTGATTTTGCCCACAAAGTTCCGCTTTGCCGACAACGGCGAAAAGAACGGCATGAGGAGTGTGGCAGGTGAACAATGGCTGAAACAGTAG
- a CDS encoding AEC family transporter: MSFTSVALQMLTVSLPILLGWCIAKLGFMKAEFERELSHLLLQVALPCLVLSSALGDGVKLPSIADTFSLMGLSFVMYVVAIVIAFAVTAALRVPKGTECSYRFAVLFGNAGFIGFPVISAVLGKQALLYASIALIPLNILMFTVGAMLFSGMDGGLKKQMRNIAACCKSPGLIASAVVLGIVLTGWTDWGVLGDSISIVGTMTTPAALLLMGSSIAKYRPLEMLTNWRAYVAVAFRLVVVPTACLAVARLWPGMTPMFIATLVLEMAMPVGSNGTLYCLQYGKDARPMMQCTFLSIICSILTIPLVTTLCG; this comes from the coding sequence ATGAGCTTTACAAGTGTGGCGCTTCAGATGTTGACGGTTTCGTTGCCTATTTTGTTGGGGTGGTGTATCGCCAAGCTGGGGTTTATGAAAGCGGAGTTCGAGCGCGAGCTGTCGCATCTGCTGTTGCAGGTGGCGCTACCGTGCTTGGTACTTTCGTCAGCGCTGGGCGATGGTGTGAAGCTTCCGAGCATTGCCGATACGTTTTCGCTCATGGGTCTGTCCTTTGTGATGTATGTGGTGGCGATCGTTATTGCGTTTGCCGTCACCGCTGCTCTTCGCGTTCCCAAAGGGACGGAATGCTCGTATCGCTTCGCCGTGCTTTTCGGTAATGCCGGGTTTATCGGTTTTCCGGTTATTTCGGCGGTGTTGGGAAAACAAGCGCTGTTGTATGCATCGATTGCGCTTATCCCCCTAAACATTCTTATGTTTACCGTCGGCGCCATGTTATTCAGCGGAATGGATGGTGGCCTTAAAAAGCAGATGCGCAATATTGCCGCCTGCTGCAAGAGTCCTGGTCTCATTGCAAGTGCTGTTGTGCTTGGGATCGTGCTAACCGGATGGACCGATTGGGGCGTGTTGGGCGACTCGATTTCCATCGTTGGCACCATGACCACTCCGGCGGCATTGTTGCTCATGGGGTCGTCTATCGCCAAGTACCGTCCGCTCGAGATGCTCACCAACTGGCGTGCCTATGTCGCCGTGGCATTTCGCCTGGTTGTCGTGCCGACGGCATGTCTTGCCGTCGCGCGCTTGTGGCCCGGCATGACGCCCATGTTTATCGCGACGCTTGTGCTCGAGATGGCAATGCCGGTGGGCAGCAACGGTACGCTGTACTGCCTACAATACGGTAAGGATGCGCGCCCCATGATGCAGTGCACGTTTTTGTCGATCATCTGCTCCATTCTGACTATCCCACTCGTAACCACGCTGTGCGGGTAG